In Blattabacterium cuenoti, the following proteins share a genomic window:
- the mgtE gene encoding magnesium transporter — protein MFNDHQYYLINNKEFLNKQTISELINIIQNNPDDIIRIFNLLKLNKVISVFKVLDFPTKKRIIEELSIKKKMGLLNNLPVEDRISFFQKIPEDSLKDLIKYLNTEEKQRTLVSLGYPKNSVGRLMVPYYLAIQKNWIIQDLLDYIRKEVKNSDVIEIVYIIDKNGKLIDDIKIRDILLVNPKTKVSDLMDGKYTAALNISDTEEVATKLFSLNNRVSLPVIDDQNFLLGIVTMNDILWGLNENYKEDVQKIEGMEVLNQSYLNVPLYKLIKKRAGWLILLFIGEMFTTTVMQNFSGALEKAIVLTLFIPLVVSSGGNSGSQAASLIIQAMALGEVKIKDWWTVMRREIICGFFLGSILGMTGFIRIIAWHNINLYDYGPHWILVGLTVFLSLIGVVLWGTFSGSMLPFIIKKFRGDPASSSAPFVATLVDVIGLIIYFSVSYMLLHGTLL, from the coding sequence ATGTTTAATGATCATCAATATTATTTGATAAATAACAAAGAGTTTTTAAATAAACAAACTATTAGTGAATTAATCAATATAATACAAAATAATCCAGATGATATTATTAGAATATTTAACTTATTGAAGTTAAATAAAGTTATTTCTGTTTTTAAAGTATTAGATTTTCCTACAAAAAAAAGAATTATAGAAGAATTATCTATTAAAAAAAAAATGGGACTATTAAATAATCTTCCAGTAGAAGATCGTATTTCTTTTTTTCAAAAAATTCCAGAAGATTCTTTAAAGGATTTGATTAAATATTTAAATACAGAAGAAAAACAAAGGACATTAGTATCTTTAGGATATCCTAAAAATAGTGTAGGACGTTTAATGGTTCCATATTATCTTGCAATTCAAAAAAATTGGATCATACAAGATTTATTAGATTATATTAGAAAAGAGGTAAAAAATAGTGATGTTATAGAAATTGTCTATATAATAGATAAAAATGGAAAATTAATAGATGATATAAAAATACGAGATATTTTACTTGTGAATCCAAAAACTAAAGTCTCTGATTTAATGGATGGAAAATATACTGCTGCTTTAAATATTTCTGATACTGAAGAAGTAGCTACTAAACTATTTTCTTTAAACAACAGAGTTTCACTTCCTGTTATAGATGATCAAAATTTCTTATTGGGAATAGTGACTATGAATGATATCCTATGGGGGTTAAATGAGAATTACAAAGAAGATGTTCAAAAAATAGAAGGAATGGAAGTTTTAAATCAATCTTATCTTAATGTTCCTTTATATAAATTAATTAAGAAAAGAGCCGGTTGGTTAATTTTGTTATTTATTGGAGAAATGTTTACAACCACAGTAATGCAAAATTTTTCAGGAGCTCTAGAAAAAGCTATAGTTCTTACTTTATTTATTCCTTTAGTTGTTTCAAGTGGAGGAAATAGTGGTTCTCAGGCAGCAAGTTTAATTATTCAAGCAATGGCTTTAGGAGAAGTGAAAATAAAAGATTGGTGGACTGTTATGCGAAGAGAAATTATTTGTGGTTTTTTTTTAGGAAGCATTTTAGGAATGACTGGGTTTATACGTATTATAGCTTGGCATAATATTAATTTATATGATTATGGGCCACATTGGATATTAGTAGGATTAACAGTGTTTTTATCCTTGATAGGAGTAGTTCTATGGGGGACATTTAGTGGTTCTATGTTACCATTTATAATTAAAAAATTTAGAGGAGATCCAGCTAGTTCTTCTGCTCCTTTTGTAGCTACATTAGTAGATGTTATTGGGTTAATTATATATTTTTCTGTTTCTTATATGTTGTTACATGGAACATTATTATAA
- the pyrH gene encoding UMP kinase: MKYKRSLLKLSGEALMGKNGFGLHSTRLQQYAEEVKKVVDMGGQVAIVIGGGNIFRGFSKIGEDKKINRIEGDYMGMLATVINGIAFQAYLENIGICTYLQTAIRMDQIAEPFRKDRAIHHLEKGRVVIFVAGLGNPYFTTDTAAVLRAIEIKADVLLKGTRVDGIYTNDPEKDKYAKKFKNISFDMVYKMGIKVMDQTAFILGNENNLPIIIFDINKKGNFKKVISGEEIGTLVFKKQR, from the coding sequence ATGAAGTATAAAAGATCATTATTGAAATTAAGTGGAGAAGCTCTTATGGGAAAAAATGGATTTGGACTTCATTCTACTCGTCTTCAACAATATGCTGAAGAAGTGAAAAAAGTAGTAGATATGGGGGGCCAAGTTGCTATAGTTATTGGAGGAGGAAATATATTTAGAGGATTTTCTAAAATAGGAGAAGATAAAAAAATAAATCGAATAGAAGGTGACTATATGGGAATGTTAGCTACCGTTATCAACGGTATAGCTTTTCAAGCTTATTTAGAAAATATAGGAATATGCACATATCTTCAAACTGCTATTAGAATGGATCAAATAGCAGAACCATTTAGAAAAGATAGAGCAATACATCATCTTGAAAAAGGAAGAGTAGTGATATTTGTTGCTGGATTAGGGAATCCATACTTTACTACAGATACAGCTGCTGTTTTACGTGCTATAGAAATAAAAGCGGATGTTTTATTAAAAGGAACAAGAGTTGATGGAATCTATACCAATGATCCTGAAAAAGATAAATATGCTAAAAAATTTAAAAATATATCTTTTGATATGGTATATAAAATGGGAATAAAAGTCATGGATCAAACTGCTTTTATTTTAGGAAATGAAAATAATCTTCCTATTATTATTTTTGATATAAATAAGAAAGGAAATTTTAAAAAAGTAATTTCCGGAGAAGAAATAGGAACGTTAGTCTTTAAAAAACAAAGATAA
- a CDS encoding PASTA domain-containing protein, giving the protein MNYSKYILIFIINLLAAIYLLYKVTQLALKWVDVYTKHGSYVEIPNLRYLTLSKSISILNRLGLKYDIDKSYYDPYLENNKIISFFPGAGSHVKQGRFIYIKINIKPNKYCNILPDIMNKNKDIAIKLLHKNNIIIKEIRYIDDINKDKIIKIFYNNKPITYGYIFCPKNNLDGITLIIGKSIQKNNFIIPNVIGMSLKTAISTLKNKFFNIINFYYDYPNSNESAKVYRQSPSPGKTHNKNQTIDLWLSNFYSTKKEIETDSTKKEIETDSTKKEIEKDSTKKEIETDSTKKEIETDSTKKEIETDSTKKEVKKGATKKEEKKEATKEAVKKDDTKKEVKKDATKKEVKKDATKKEMKKDATKKEMKKDATKKEMKKDDTKKEMKKDATKKEMKKNFFNSLNK; this is encoded by the coding sequence ATGAATTACTCAAAATATATATTAATTTTCATTATTAATTTATTAGCAGCTATATACCTTTTGTATAAGGTTACTCAATTAGCACTAAAATGGGTCGATGTTTACACAAAACATGGTTCTTATGTTGAAATTCCGAATTTACGCTATTTAACATTATCAAAATCTATTTCTATCTTGAATAGATTAGGATTGAAATATGATATAGATAAATCATATTATGATCCATATTTAGAAAATAATAAAATTATTTCTTTTTTTCCAGGAGCTGGATCTCATGTAAAACAAGGAAGATTTATTTACATAAAAATAAATATAAAACCTAATAAATATTGTAATATTTTACCAGATATTATGAATAAAAACAAAGATATAGCTATAAAACTACTACATAAAAATAATATTATAATTAAAGAAATAAGATATATAGATGATATAAATAAAGATAAAATTATAAAAATATTTTATAATAATAAACCTATTACATATGGATATATCTTTTGTCCAAAGAATAATTTGGATGGAATTACTTTAATAATAGGGAAAAGTATACAAAAAAATAACTTTATTATTCCAAATGTTATTGGAATGTCACTAAAAACAGCAATTTCAACCTTAAAAAATAAATTTTTTAATATTATTAATTTTTATTATGACTATCCAAATTCAAATGAATCTGCAAAAGTATATCGACAAAGTCCTTCTCCTGGAAAAACTCATAATAAAAATCAAACTATTGATCTTTGGTTATCTAATTTTTATTCCACGAAGAAAGAGATAGAGACAGATTCCACGAAGAAAGAGATAGAGACAGATTCTACGAAGAAAGAGATAGAGAAAGATTCTACGAAGAAAGAGATAGAGACAGATTCTACGAAGAAAGAGATAGAGACAGATTCTACGAAGAAAGAGATAGAGACAGATTCTACGAAGAAAGAGGTGAAGAAAGGAGCTACGAAGAAAGAGGAGAAGAAAGAGGCCACGAAGGAAGCGGTGAAGAAAGATGATACGAAGAAAGAGGTGAAGAAAGATGCTACGAAGAAAGAGGTGAAGAAAGATGCTACGAAGAAAGAGATGAAGAAAGATGCTACGAAGAAAGAGATGAAGAAAGATGCTACGAAGAAAGAGATGAAGAAAGATGATACGAAGAAAGAGATGAAGAAAGATGCTACGAAGAAAGAGATGAAGAAAAACTTTTTTAATTCATTGAATAAATAA
- a CDS encoding RluA family pseudouridine synthase — translation MKINLYRCGLIHRLDKYTSGLLVLAKNESSQKYLSEQFHKKTIKRKYIALIWGNLNLEKGVISGFIGRDPNNRKRMTIYNNKNCNINKGKLSITHYKVLERFKYITYISCKLETGRTHQIRTHFKYIGHPLFNDSVYGGNKIFFKRKLSKKNIDFFNVCLNILQRQALHAVSISFIHPKNGIFHFSIPIPKDFKIVLSMCRDQFHDYNNVPCNNI, via the coding sequence TTGAAAATTAATCTATATAGATGTGGTTTAATTCATAGATTAGATAAATATACATCAGGTTTATTAGTTTTAGCAAAAAATGAATCTTCACAAAAATATTTATCAGAACAATTTCATAAAAAAACTATTAAAAGAAAATATATAGCTTTAATATGGGGAAATCTAAATCTAGAAAAAGGGGTTATAAGTGGATTTATAGGTAGAGATCCAAATAACAGAAAAAGAATGACTATATATAACAATAAAAATTGTAATATAAATAAAGGAAAATTATCTATAACTCATTATAAAGTATTAGAAAGATTCAAATATATAACGTATATATCTTGTAAATTAGAAACAGGAAGAACACATCAAATAAGAACTCATTTTAAATATATAGGACATCCATTATTTAATGATTCAGTATATGGAGGTAATAAAATTTTTTTCAAGAGAAAATTATCTAAAAAAAATATAGATTTTTTTAATGTTTGTTTAAATATATTACAAAGACAAGCATTACATGCTGTTTCTATTTCTTTCATACATCCAAAAAATGGAATTTTTCATTTTTCTATTCCTATTCCTAAAGATTTTAAAATAGTACTTTCTATGTGTAGAGATCAATTCCATGATTATAATAATGTTCCATGTAACAACATATAA
- a CDS encoding S4 domain-containing protein: protein MKNKKIKIVVDKNEREIRIDKFLVKEIQNISRNQIQKVFNSGKILVNKKVINRKNHKVKPLDSIELEIEIEPLRNHIINLEYKNILEEKMDLNIVYEDEDLIIINKPAGIVVHPAYGNNQGTLINGIKYYLKKKN, encoded by the coding sequence ATGAAGAATAAAAAAATAAAAATAGTAGTCGATAAAAATGAAAGAGAAATACGTATTGATAAATTCTTGGTGAAAGAAATACAAAATATTAGTAGAAATCAAATACAAAAAGTTTTCAATTCAGGAAAAATACTAGTAAACAAAAAAGTTATAAATAGAAAAAATCATAAAGTAAAACCTCTAGATTCTATTGAACTAGAAATAGAAATAGAACCATTACGTAATCATATTATTAATCTAGAATATAAAAATATTTTAGAAGAAAAAATGGATCTAAATATTGTTTATGAAGATGAAGATCTTATTATAATTAATAAACCTGCGGGAATAGTAGTACATCCTGCTTATGGCAATAATCAAGGTACCTTGATTAATGGAATTAAATATTACTTAAAAAAAAAAAATTGA
- a CDS encoding Glu/Leu/Phe/Val family dehydrogenase: MLKKNRIKSEKNSFFNSIERNFDKAAKFLSIEKGLLEQIKACNAVYRMHFPVKLGKEIKVIEAYRVQHSHHKLPCKGGIRYSIKVNQDEVMTLAALMTYKCAIVDVPFGGAKGGIKIDPQTISTEAIEKITRRYTSELIKKNFIGPGIDVPAPDYGTGEREMSWIFDTFLSIRPEDVDALACVTGKPVSQGGVRGRKEATGLGVFYGIRELCKMKEDMLSVGLDIGLIGKKIIIQGLGNVGYYAASFFHNAGAIIVALAEREGAIYNKKGLNVSKVILHLKNTGSILNFPEAINIENTEKALELECDILIPAALENVINKKNAEKIKAKIIGEAANGPITPEADEILEKKGVIIIPDIYLNAGGVTVSYFEWLKNLSHVRHGRMEKRFSENMNYELLQIIETVCKKTINPVDKKIILRGPREIDLVRSGLEDTMISGFHKIRDLKISSKIKNMRTAAFVLAINKIVDSYEKLGIFP, translated from the coding sequence ATGTTAAAAAAAAACCGAATAAAATCTGAGAAAAATAGTTTTTTTAATTCTATAGAAAGAAATTTTGATAAGGCTGCAAAATTTCTTTCTATAGAAAAGGGGTTATTAGAACAGATAAAAGCTTGTAACGCTGTATATAGAATGCATTTTCCGGTAAAATTAGGAAAAGAAATAAAAGTAATTGAAGCTTACAGAGTTCAACATTCACATCATAAACTTCCTTGTAAAGGTGGAATACGATACAGTATAAAAGTAAATCAAGATGAAGTAATGACATTAGCTGCTTTGATGACTTATAAATGTGCTATAGTAGATGTACCTTTTGGAGGGGCAAAAGGAGGTATAAAAATAGATCCACAAACTATATCTACAGAAGCGATAGAAAAAATAACTCGTCGTTATACTTCAGAATTGATTAAAAAAAACTTTATAGGTCCAGGAATAGATGTTCCTGCCCCAGATTATGGTACTGGAGAAAGAGAGATGAGTTGGATTTTTGATACTTTTTTATCTATTAGACCCGAAGATGTTGATGCTTTAGCTTGTGTTACGGGAAAACCTGTTTCTCAAGGAGGAGTAAGAGGAAGAAAAGAAGCAACAGGATTAGGAGTATTTTATGGAATTAGAGAATTATGTAAAATGAAAGAGGATATGTTATCTGTAGGTCTGGATATAGGATTAATAGGAAAAAAAATTATAATACAAGGGCTAGGTAATGTAGGATATTATGCTGCTAGTTTTTTTCATAATGCAGGAGCTATAATTGTAGCTTTAGCGGAAAGAGAAGGAGCTATCTATAATAAAAAAGGATTGAATGTGTCAAAGGTTATTTTACATTTAAAAAATACTGGATCTATATTAAATTTTCCTGAAGCAATAAATATTGAAAATACTGAAAAAGCTCTAGAATTAGAATGTGATATTTTAATACCTGCAGCATTAGAAAATGTAATAAATAAAAAAAATGCAGAAAAAATTAAAGCAAAAATTATTGGAGAAGCTGCTAATGGGCCTATAACTCCTGAAGCAGATGAAATTTTAGAAAAAAAAGGAGTTATTATAATTCCAGATATTTATCTAAATGCTGGTGGGGTAACAGTTTCTTATTTCGAATGGTTAAAAAATTTAAGTCATGTTCGTCATGGACGAATGGAAAAACGATTTAGTGAAAATATGAATTATGAATTATTACAAATTATTGAAACTGTTTGCAAAAAAACAATTAATCCGGTAGATAAAAAAATTATTTTAAGAGGTCCAAGAGAAATCGATTTAGTTCGTAGTGGATTAGAAGATACAATGATTAGTGGATTTCATAAAATCCGTGATCTAAAAATATCATCAAAAATAAAAAATATGCGAACAGCTGCATTTGTACTTGCTATTAATAAAATAGTAGATTCTTATGAGAAACTAGGAATTTTTCCATAA
- a CDS encoding D-alanine--D-alanine ligase, producing MKKIAVAIVMGGYTKESLISIKSGTAVYNNLNKSEFDLYRVYIFNDRWVLKNDENKEYHINKHDFSVKIGKENIKFDCVFNVIHGTPGEDGMLQAYFQLLGIPCTGGNFHHSNITFNKKYCLTLLKNFGINTAKFIFLNKNKIFNEKKILKEIGLPCFVKPNRSGSSLGISKVYEEKNFTTAVKKAFKEDKEIIIESFLDGKEISVGVFSYDKEIFVLPITEIISQNDFFDFESKYSGKSNEITPAKLHPKIESRIYNVANKVYEIFNLSGMSRSEYIIVNGEPYFLEINTIPGLSKESIFPKQLESAGIPLSFFLKKMIEVSITRK from the coding sequence ATGAAAAAAATAGCTGTTGCTATTGTTATGGGTGGATACACAAAAGAATCTCTTATTTCTATTAAAAGTGGAACAGCTGTTTATAATAACTTAAATAAATCAGAATTTGATCTTTATAGGGTTTATATTTTTAATGATAGATGGGTTTTAAAGAATGATGAAAATAAGGAATATCATATTAATAAACATGATTTTTCAGTAAAAATAGGAAAAGAAAATATTAAATTTGACTGTGTATTTAACGTAATTCATGGAACTCCAGGAGAAGATGGAATGTTACAAGCTTATTTTCAATTGTTAGGGATCCCTTGTACTGGGGGTAATTTTCATCATTCTAACATAACTTTTAATAAAAAATATTGTCTAACTTTATTGAAAAATTTTGGAATTAATACAGCAAAATTTATTTTCTTAAATAAAAATAAAATTTTTAACGAAAAAAAAATTTTGAAAGAAATAGGGTTACCATGTTTTGTAAAACCTAACAGATCTGGATCCAGTTTAGGTATAAGTAAAGTATATGAAGAAAAAAATTTTACTACTGCAGTAAAAAAAGCTTTTAAAGAAGATAAAGAAATTATTATTGAATCTTTTCTTGATGGAAAAGAAATTTCTGTAGGAGTATTTTCCTATGACAAAGAAATTTTTGTTTTACCTATAACAGAGATAATTAGTCAAAATGATTTTTTTGATTTTGAATCAAAATATTCTGGGAAATCTAACGAAATAACTCCAGCAAAGTTACACCCAAAAATAGAAAGTAGGATATATAATGTTGCTAATAAAGTATACGAAATTTTTAATTTATCTGGAATGTCTAGATCGGAGTATATAATAGTAAATGGAGAACCATACTTTTTAGAAATAAATACAATACCAGGACTTTCAAAAGAAAGTATTTTTCCAAAACAATTAGAATCTGCTGGGATACCTCTATCATTTTTTTTAAAAAAAATGATAGAGGTATCTATTACTAGAAAATAG
- a CDS encoding class I tRNA ligase family protein, whose translation MEYNFQEIEKYWKKYWKKNNVFKTKETKKTKYYILNMFPYPSGAGLHVGHCLGYIISDIYARYKRSKGFNILNPIGFDSFGLPAEQYAIQTGKHPFETTCKNMIKYKDQINNLGISFDWSRKIYTSDPNYYRWTQWMFIQIYNSWYDKNEEKSKPIDTLINEFQKNGNRYINASTSFEKKFNSKIWNKFSTSKKESVLLEYRLAYLSKTIVNWCPSLGTVLANDEIKNGRSQRGGFPVYKKKMMQWHLRISAYAERLLKGLNHVNFPNSLKNLQFNWIEKLTGAYISLKIVFTTSNRIRNIKSFIHSPESIFGMTFVILSPEHPFSMKIATHSHKTKVLEFLKKFNKNKDIISGVFTGNYVFHPFISKKKIPIFISDFFPLDNQMKSVIGIPCQDKKSKEFAEKFELNFITIFSFKNKIFINSEFLNGLNEKDANKKIIEKLIQNKLGDKIITYKIRDAIFSRQRYWGEPIPIYFKKKIPYVIPIEKLPIVLPKIRNFHPKNGKSPLFRANKWAWDEKNMKIVSNNFINYKNIFPIEINTMPSWAGSSWYYLRYMDPHNKEYFLSKKKENYWENVDLYIGGSEHATGHLIYSRFWHKFLKDRGWVKTEEPFKRVLNQGMILNYSTKVLKIVNKNIFISYGLRHKKIFQSFSYQEMYIDTFLIKKNSELDINKFKEFYPLFRKAIFHLENGIFICNRKLEKMSKSKYNVVNPDEICKKYGSDTFRLYEIFLGPITQSKYWDDKKINGIKNFLNKFWNLFHKNGVFYINETIPSLKEYNILHHTIDTIHNKMKNFSLNTIISTFMITVNELTAIKCNKKKILEPIVKLIAPFAPHIAEEIWKKLGKKKSIIFSKIPIVNPEYLIKRRTYPIMFNNKLKFTESFDQNVSIEEIKNFILNHPKIKSLLKKKTLKKLIIIPNKIINILF comes from the coding sequence ATGGAATATAACTTTCAAGAAATAGAAAAGTATTGGAAAAAATATTGGAAAAAAAATAATGTATTTAAAACTAAAGAAACAAAAAAAACAAAATATTATATTTTAAATATGTTTCCGTATCCATCAGGAGCAGGACTACATGTAGGACATTGTTTAGGGTATATAATATCAGATATTTATGCAAGATATAAAAGATCTAAAGGATTTAATATCCTAAATCCTATAGGATTCGATTCTTTTGGATTACCAGCAGAACAATATGCTATACAAACAGGTAAACATCCTTTTGAAACTACCTGTAAAAATATGATCAAATATAAAGATCAAATCAATAATCTTGGGATTTCTTTTGATTGGAGTAGAAAAATATATACTAGTGATCCAAACTATTATCGATGGACTCAATGGATGTTTATTCAAATTTATAACTCTTGGTATGATAAAAATGAAGAAAAATCAAAACCTATAGATACATTAATTAATGAATTCCAAAAAAATGGAAATCGTTATATAAATGCAAGTACTTCATTTGAAAAAAAATTTAATTCTAAAATTTGGAACAAATTTAGTACTTCAAAAAAAGAATCTGTTTTATTAGAATATAGATTAGCTTACTTAAGTAAAACTATAGTTAATTGGTGTCCATCTTTAGGAACTGTTTTAGCTAACGATGAAATAAAAAATGGAAGAAGTCAAAGAGGAGGGTTCCCAGTATATAAAAAAAAGATGATGCAATGGCATTTAAGAATTTCTGCTTATGCAGAAAGACTTTTAAAAGGTTTAAACCATGTAAATTTTCCAAATTCTTTGAAAAATTTACAATTTAATTGGATAGAGAAATTAACAGGAGCTTATATCTCTTTAAAAATAGTATTTACTACTAGTAATAGGATAAGAAATATAAAATCATTTATCCATTCACCAGAATCAATTTTTGGGATGACTTTTGTCATTTTATCTCCAGAACATCCGTTTTCAATGAAAATAGCCACTCATTCCCACAAAACAAAAGTTTTAGAATTTCTTAAAAAATTTAATAAAAACAAAGATATTATTTCTGGAGTATTTACAGGTAACTATGTTTTTCATCCTTTTATTTCTAAAAAAAAAATTCCCATTTTTATCAGTGATTTTTTCCCTTTAGATAATCAAATGAAATCAGTTATAGGAATACCTTGTCAAGATAAGAAAAGTAAAGAATTTGCAGAAAAATTTGAATTAAATTTTATTACAATTTTTTCCTTTAAAAATAAAATATTTATTAATTCTGAATTTTTAAATGGATTAAATGAAAAAGATGCAAATAAAAAAATTATTGAAAAATTAATTCAAAATAAACTAGGAGATAAAATAATAACGTATAAAATACGTGATGCAATTTTTTCTAGACAAAGATATTGGGGAGAACCAATCCCTATTTATTTCAAGAAAAAAATTCCTTATGTAATACCAATTGAAAAATTACCTATAGTTCTTCCTAAAATAAGAAATTTTCATCCTAAGAATGGAAAATCTCCCTTATTTAGAGCAAATAAATGGGCTTGGGATGAAAAAAATATGAAAATAGTGTCAAATAATTTTATCAATTATAAAAACATATTTCCAATTGAGATCAATACTATGCCTAGTTGGGCAGGTTCTAGCTGGTATTATCTTAGATATATGGATCCTCATAATAAAGAATATTTTCTATCTAAAAAAAAAGAAAATTATTGGGAAAATGTTGATTTATATATTGGAGGTTCTGAACATGCAACTGGACATTTAATTTATTCAAGATTTTGGCATAAGTTCTTAAAAGATAGAGGATGGGTTAAAACAGAAGAACCTTTCAAAAGGGTATTAAATCAAGGAATGATACTAAATTACTCAACTAAAGTATTAAAAATTGTGAACAAAAACATTTTCATATCTTATGGATTAAGGCATAAAAAAATATTTCAATCTTTTTCATATCAAGAAATGTATATTGACACTTTCTTAATAAAAAAAAATAGTGAATTAGACATTAATAAATTTAAGGAATTTTATCCTTTATTTAGAAAAGCAATTTTCCACTTAGAAAATGGAATTTTTATTTGTAACAGAAAGTTAGAAAAAATGTCAAAATCTAAATATAATGTGGTTAATCCAGACGAAATATGCAAAAAGTATGGATCAGATACATTTAGACTTTATGAAATTTTTCTAGGACCTATTACACAATCTAAATATTGGGATGATAAAAAAATCAATGGAATAAAAAATTTTTTGAACAAATTTTGGAATTTATTTCATAAAAACGGAGTTTTTTATATTAACGAAACTATACCTTCATTAAAAGAATATAATATTTTACATCATACTATAGATACTATTCATAATAAAATGAAAAATTTTTCTTTAAACACAATTATTAGCACGTTTATGATTACTGTTAATGAATTAACAGCAATAAAATGTAATAAAAAAAAAATATTAGAACCTATAGTGAAATTAATAGCTCCATTTGCCCCTCATATAGCAGAAGAAATATGGAAAAAATTAGGGAAAAAAAAATCTATTATATTTTCTAAAATTCCAATTGTTAATCCAGAATATCTTATAAAAAGAAGAACATATCCAATCATGTTTAATAACAAACTAAAATTCACAGAATCATTTGATCAAAACGTTTCTATCGAAGAAATAAAAAATTTCATTTTAAACCATCCTAAAATAAAATCTTTATTGAAAAAAAAAACATTAAAAAAACTTATCATAATACCGAACAAAATAATCAATATTTTATTTTAA
- the frr gene encoding ribosome recycling factor: MDELNNIFFSCRKDMKKIIEKLKEDVHYLRLGSKFTASFLSKMNIKCYGTFLPMMEIANITIIDNMNISIQPWDRSIISNIDKAIIDANLGFMPTNKGDSIHINLPIITEEERKNLIKKVKMQIEHAKVLIRNIRKKSNQNIKKLKISEDLLKSGEIRIQKITIEYIKEVDNFLKNKEIEILKI; encoded by the coding sequence ATGGATGAATTAAATAATATTTTTTTTTCTTGCAGGAAAGATATGAAAAAAATTATAGAAAAATTAAAAGAAGATGTTCATTATCTAAGATTAGGAAGTAAATTCACAGCATCTTTTTTAAGCAAAATGAATATAAAATGTTATGGTACATTTTTACCTATGATGGAAATAGCTAATATTACGATAATAGATAATATGAATATAAGTATTCAACCATGGGATCGTTCTATTATTTCCAACATAGACAAAGCTATTATAGATGCAAATTTAGGATTTATGCCTACTAATAAAGGAGATAGTATCCATATAAATCTTCCTATTATTACAGAAGAAGAAAGAAAAAACTTAATAAAAAAAGTAAAAATGCAAATAGAACATGCAAAAGTACTTATAAGGAATATAAGAAAAAAAAGTAATCAAAATATAAAAAAATTAAAAATATCTGAAGATTTATTAAAATCTGGAGAAATTCGCATACAAAAAATAACCATTGAATATATAAAAGAAGTAGATAATTTCCTCAAAAATAAGGAAATAGAAATATTGAAAATATAA